One stretch of Arachis duranensis cultivar V14167 chromosome 1, aradu.V14167.gnm2.J7QH, whole genome shotgun sequence DNA includes these proteins:
- the LOC110276416 gene encoding putative F-box protein At3g25460 → MSDVPPISIPLPELPDELMLDIFHRADASTILNARSTCRSWRVKLSSYDFQTTLAQRWKHHGCSLLMHFCYPSSLMNSVDWVMRMDASSGYTMPFHFPFLLTYEGWFHIIGVENGILCIRYSSMGKKSYLLSWNPVSRKSKIIQDPVYIFQPDLVYLYALVYFPSTLDYAILYIFKQTSESPSSSLSIYTSFRRNWNVIITCPPYVVTLDATYVTLGGSIYWLTCSVDDDERRSPYIVCFSLLSNTFQQIFIPRQALAHCYMLMLLNQKVCLASSTHDEEVFSTSIWHVAVTEEEPAWTRLFMYNGVAPLFTPAIFVDEDIIEIKERHFEEDGVDDSHVSHFHICRYTPMEKTRRTLHWVEYEDNVRIRSLHVYYETLYPV, encoded by the coding sequence ATGAGTGATGTTCCTCCTATTTCCATTCCCCTGCCCGAGCTCCCGGACGAGCTTATGCTTGACATTTTCCACCGTGCTGATGCTTCAACCATTTTGAATGCTCGCAGCACCTGTCGCTCTTGGAGAGTCAAACTAAGCAGCTATGACTTCCAGACAACACTTGCTCAAAGGTGGAAACATCATGGCTGCTCACTCCTGATGCATTTTTGCTATCCATCCTCTCTGATGAACTCTGTAGATTGGGTTATGAGGATGGATGCTTCGAGTGGTTACACTATGCCATTTCACTTTCCTTTTTTGCTGACATATGAAGGATGGTTCCACATTATTGGCGTTGAAAATGGGATCCTCTGCATAAGATACAGTTCAATGGGCAAGAAGTCTTACTTGCTATCTTGGAATCCTGTTAGCCGAAAATCAAAAATTATCCAGGATCCTGTTTATATTTTTCAGCCTGACTTGGTGTATTTATATGCTTTGGTGTACTTTCCATCCACTCTGGATTATGCCATCCTTTATATTTTCAAACAAACATCAGAAAGTCCTTCAAGCTCACTTTCAATTTATACAAGTTTCAGAAGAAACTGGAATGTGATCATAACATGTCCACCATATGTTGTAACCTTAGATGCTACGTATGTTACACTTGGTGGATCAATTTATTGGTTAACATGCTCAGTTGACGATGATGAAAGAAGATCCCCATATATTGTATGCTTCTCCTTATTATCTAACACTTTTCAGCAAATTTTCATTCCTCGGCAGGCTTTGGCTCATTGCTACATGCTCATGCTCCTGAACCAAAAGGTTTGCCTTGCCTCATCTACTCATGACGAGGAAGTATTCAGCACCTCTATTTGGCATGTTGCTGTTACTGAGGAGGAGCCAGCATGGACAAGGTTGTTCATGTACAATGGCGTTGCCCCTCTCTTTACTCCTGCCATCTTTGTTGATGAAGATATAATAGAAATAAAGGAGAGGCATTTTGAAGAAGATGGCGTCGATGATTCACACGTTTCACACTTTCACATATGTCGATACACTCCCATGGAAAAGACTAGGAGGACTCTTCATTGGGTAGAGTATGAAGATAACGTAAGGATTAGGTCACTGCATGTGTATTATGAGACGTTATACCCGGTTTGA
- the LOC107463979 gene encoding replication protein A 70 kDa DNA-binding subunit B-like — translation MAARKDFVGDINPTKLAWSLVVGVARLYEFPSQWNKNEVFSLELVLQDEKGDRIHATVCKPGLELFKNRIKEHCVYSMQNFIVKLNNGKVRTTPHKYKLNFYTKTVVAALPIETFAFNPFKFRPFHELDENGPTDGNLLFDYIGEVVGKEEVRGLITRTGDETKLITLQLEDLEKHKIKCTLFGELVDQVLPHLERDDGEPFIMVVQLFKSNIYLNSVNIQSIYYVSTCYFNPNIPEVIDFKKSLATDFVPCSQRISQLEAQPQYSVRDEISAGIVPVRTIEEVLNITEETSCWIVGTIVSLEVGKDDWSYMSCKTCPKKVVQSKDRYWCDNCRRVGFKVMLRYRLQLIVTDGSGCLNLIVWNKEAEQMIGKAAEKVKELSKCDKGDSYPKYLENMIDKRFLFKLNITYKNINSVEGVYSVTKLSDDESLMSSYGVPNSSSDASMLPNIPIAETDEDSNGHAAVSLSKDSAVESNCDSSCQTPAKRTSSDAVDDSPATAALSPDVQASANKTFKRNCGRKKID, via the exons ATGGCTGCGAGGAAGGATTTCGTCGGAGATATCAATCCAACCAAGCTTGCCTGGTCTTTGGTTGTGGGGGTTGCTCGATTGTATGAGTTTCCAAGTCAGTGGAACAAGAATGAGGTGTTTAGCTTGGAGTTGGTTTTACAAGATGAGAAG GGTGATAGAATTCATGCAACCGTTTGTAAGCCTGGGTTGGAGTTgttcaaaaataggataaaggAGCATTGTGTTTATAGTATGCAAAATTTTATTGTCAAGCTTAACAATGGAAAGGTTAGGACAACTCCTCACAAGTACAAGCTTAACTTTTATACAAAGACTGTGGTGGCAGCCCTACCTATTGAGACTTTTGCTTTTAACCCATTCAAATTCCGTCCGTTTCATGAACTtgatgaaaatggtccaaccgACGGAAATTTATTATTTG ATTACATAGGAGAGGTTGTTGGAAAGGAGGAGGTCAGAGGGCTGATTACGCGCACTGGTGATGAAACGAAGCTTATTACACTTCAGTTGGAAGATCTAGA AAAGCACAAAATTAAATGTACACTGTTTGGGGAATTGGTCGATCAAGTTCTTCCACATCTCGAGCGAGATGATGGGGAGCCTTTCATAATGGTGGTTCAGCTCTTTAAGTCCAACATATACTTGAATTCTGTCAATATTCAAAGTATCTACTATGTGTCCACATGTTACTTCAATCCAAACATTCCTGAGGTTATTGACTTCAAGAAAAG cttggcaacagatttTGTTCCCTGTTCACAACGAATTAGTCAGCTGGAAGCTCAACCTCAATACTCAGTTAGAGATGAGATCAGTGCCGGCATTGTACCAGTGCGCACTATAGAAGAGGTTCTTAATATCACTGAG GAAACGTCATGTTGGATTGTTGGGACCATTGTTTCTCTAGAAGTTGGTAAAGATGATTGGTCCTATATGTCGTGTAAGACATGTCCTAAGAAGGTTGTGCAAAGCAAAGATAGGTATTGGTGTGATAATTGTAGGCGTGTAGGCTTCAAGGTTATGCTAAG GTATAGGCTCCAACTAATTGTGACTGATGGAAGTGGTTGTCTGAACCTCATTGTGTGGAACAAAGAAGCAGAGCAAATGATAGGAAAGGCTGCTGAGAAAGTTAAGGAATTATCT AAATGCGATAAAGGAGATTCATACCCTAAATACCTAGAGAATATGATTGACAAAAGGTTCTTATTCAAGCTTAACATCACATACAAGAATATCAATTCCGTGGAAGGGGTGTACAGCGTCACAAAACTTTCGGATGACGAGTCCCTCATGTCCAGTTATGGTGTGCCCAATTCTTCTTCTGATGCTTCT ATGCTACCTAATATCCCTATAGCCGAAACAGACGAAGATAGCAATGGACATGCTGCAGTTTCCCTGTCTAAG GATTCTGCCGTTGAGAGCAACTGTGATAGCTCCTGTCAAACTCCAGCCAAGAGAACCTCTTCTGATGCAGTTGATGACTCCCCAGCAACAGCAGCCCTATCTCCAGATGTTCAGGCATCCGCTAACAAAACATTTAAGAGGAATTGCGGAAGAAAAAAGATTGATTGA